In the genome of Melospiza melodia melodia isolate bMelMel2 chromosome 11, bMelMel2.pri, whole genome shotgun sequence, the window CCAGACTAAAAAAGGTGCTTAAAAATCCTGCAAGCTCTCTTAAATCAAGGCCTTGCAAACAGATGCCAACATAAACACAATATTGTGTTAATTTGTAAGCAACTGCAGATACTTTTGCCAGTGTAAGGTTagtttaataataatatataaccaGAGTTCTGTTTGGACAGGAAATTGCAGAAATACATTGAAAGCATGAAAGCCTGTGATGCATGACTGAAAAGTCTGCAGTTTCCCCTCAGCTCAGCTTGAACTGACACATCTAAAAAAAATCTGGACATGAAAAGGCACTGGGACTCTGTCCTCAATGCCCAGCCCTGAACCACTGTCCCTGGATAACCTTGCAGAAGGCCATGGTTAGTATTTTTGAAGTTGCTCCACACTAAGGATCTCAGGGAGGCTGAGATGCCCTTTTGGATCAGCACCCTATCCCAAAAATGTTGGTAGCTTGCTAATTGGCTCTTGTGCTGAGGCAAAGAGGAGCTGTGTGACTGCAGGGTGCCTCCTGCCTGTACTGGGCAGGGTTCTCTCAGGTAAACTCcttgctggatgcagcactgacAGGGCCAGGCTAGGAAAAACACCTTTATGGCTGCTTTGCAGAGATAAAGAGGTTCTGCTGCTGATTTTACTGACCTAGGAGAAGTTTATGAAGTGCCTTAGTGTTGTCCAGGAATCCTTGCACCAGAGGCTCAGTTCAGTGTATTTAATTCTGTCCTTCCTCCTTAAGcacagaatttcttttttttttttccccagataatCGACCTTTAATCCTGAACTTTGGAAGCTGCACCTGACCTTCATTTATGCTGAAATTTGATGAGTTCAACCAGCTTATCAAAGATTTCAGCTCAATAGCAGATTTCCTTATCATCTACATTGAGGAAGCTCATGCAGTAGGTACAGTACAAACACCACAGCTACAAACGTGTCACTTCCTTTAGGAGAAAAAAAGGTGTGCTAGCAAAGCAGGGGGCTGCAAACAGCACAGAAATCTTCAAATCAAGTGGCAACACCACATCTAGGCACAAGTTTGTGTCCCTAATTCTCCTGAGATTCTACTTACACTTCTGACTTTACACTCATGTGAAGGACGTGTTTTTTAACAATTGCCTCTCAATGTTATACAGCTCCTTttggaaagaggaagaaaagatgATTCATAAAACAAAAGTTAAGTGTACAATATGTTATGTgttgatagaaaaaaaaaagtttttaatatttttcaagaaCAGGATGTAGACTCCAATTTGAAAAATTTAGCAAGCAAACAAACCACACTTGTTTATCTGCACTGGATTCTAAGTAACACGTTGGCACAGCTTTTATCCCAAGATTAAATGTTTTTCTAAAACctaacatttacagttttctagcAATATGTCATTTTCAACAACTGAGAATCAGATAATGACTAAGTCAGTCATCAAACTCTTTCACTAGTTTCTGCTTTACTGGGAAGAGTTGTGTGCAAATGTTTGTTTGCATAGTTCTGATAAACAAAGGCATGGCCTGGCTCACATTTCACTTCTCACAGACCTGTTATTTTGGTTTATAGGCTTAATGAGTACAATCAAGCAAAATGAACATTGACAAACCTTACCCAATACATGTTCCCCATCTGGTGTCTTTCTAGGGTAGATCTATGTGGGAAAATTTCAGCTAAAATCCATCAAATATTTCTGAATCCAGGGCAAGAAAATACAGTttgatgaggggaaaaaaaacagatcttGGGACCACTTAATAGAAAGCTCTAGTGCTGCTATAACTTAAGGAGGGCTTTCATTTCATGGCAAGTTTTGATGTTAGGAATAAACTGTAAGATTCTTTTAACTCAGTTTTGGGATGTGACACACAGTACATGCCCACCCTTGCACCTATTCAGAACCTTCACTGCTAAATCCCTTCCTCATCTGTTTTAGATGGATGGGCTTTTAAAAACAATGTCATTATTAAAAATCACAGAAGCCTCGAAGATCGAAAAATTGCAGCACAACTTCTTCAGAAAAATCACCCTCTGTGTCCAGTGGTTTTGGACACAATGGAGAACCTGAGCAGCTCAAAATACGCTGCACTGCCAGAGCGACTCTACatgctgcagggagggaaggtCATCTACAAGGTAAAAAACATCAGCACAATGAGCACAGTGTACAGAGAATTTCAAATTTCAAGGTGACTTGAGACTGCTTTACATGTAACAGTCAGTATTTCGTTCTGTTTGAGAGTGAAACATTTCACAATGCACTGTAAATGtggagagaaatgaaaatgcAGCAAAACCAGTCTGGGCCTTTATAATGCACATATTTGATGTACACCTCAGTCTTGCTCAAATATTTATCTTTTGGCTCACTAGTAACCTGAGGTACATCTAAGCTGTGAAATCCAGGAACACTTCCCACCTCCAGGATCCAGACCCAGTGACACAGCAGGGTGTAACCAGTGTGTAACCATCTCCCAGGGATGCCTCCAGTGGAAAGGGAGCCCAAGGCACACCTGCCCACAGTTCTGgtgcagctgctgtgctctgaAGGATTTCTGCTCTGCCTTCTTGAGCATCACTGTGTCATTTTATTGCCTCTGCAGGGAGGAGTGGGGCCTTGGAATTACCACCCCCAGGAAATACGTGCCATCCTGGAAAAActgaaatagaaaaagaagaggACTTCAAAGCAAAAACTATTTGGATAAAGAAGTTCAAGAATAGTAACTTAACTACTCTTATCCCACATGCAGTAATGTGGGAGCTGGGTCCATTGAGCTCTGGATACCAACATTTACACTTGTAAGGAATATCCTGCAGGATGAATTTCAGGGTGGTGACATTTGCAGGAGGCCACTAGCATGCAAAGCAATTATTTTACATTACTATATACACATTGCACTTGTGTGTATAAAATGTTCCCTTTCACTGACTTAGGAGGCTTCTGAGCAAGACAATCTCTGTCAACATCTGTTTCCATGAATATTTGTTATGATGGTCCCAGCTTAAAGCACTGGTGGCTGTGACCTGATTCTAGAAAATATTTATAGAAACAAGGGGTTGATCTACAATTATTAAAAGTCTATCAAAACACTTCATTTGGCTTCAGATTATTTCCCTTCCTGCCCCGCCTCTCTCCCCCAGGTTATTTCTAAGCATTAGCAGATATTTATATTCATTCTAATAACCTCTGAGTTTGAGCTGATCAGAAATGTACCAATTTAAGGACTTTTGAAGGACTTGTTTGACAGTAGGAAGTAATACATCCCACTTAAGTAgctcacactttttttttctatttaattcAGAGTGCAAGGGAAACATTTTATAGGAAATTGAGTTTTAATTAATGTATTATGTAAGCCTGATAAAAATATACTACCTTAAATGGACTCAGTTATGTTCAGGTGTTCTAAGCTGACAGCTTAGGTTACAAAATGAAAAAGCTGTTACTACAATTAACAACTGCACTGTGTTGTGGTTGGACTTGATCATCctaaaagtcttttccaacctaaatgattccataTTCTCCTATTCTATTCCATACATTAAACCAGCAGGGAATACATACCACATCCACACCTTCAAAAACCACTTTAATACAGGGTGCTAATAATAAACATTCTCTGCAGTGCAGCTATCAAAATGTAACTTCCttataaaaaataaaagtggAGGCCCAAAGTTAAGCTGGGCTCAAGTGTTCTCTGCCGTGCCCTCTGCCATCACCCGGTGCACTGACACAAAATGATCAAAGGCAGATTTGATGATGAAACGCAAGTAAGTGGCTTGGAACTCAGGAAGCTGCAGGAGGAATAAAAATAATGTTATTGCATTCTCTGTAGTAACAAAACTACCCAACCACATTTGCAGAAGTTTGTTAAACCACAAGGATCTGGATCTTTCAGTGTCTGTTTTTTGAACTGCACATAAATCGAGTTCTTTGACCtgcaactcaaaaaaaaaaatcccatcaccTCCTGAATTCTGCAGCCTTAAAGGCAGCAAGTGAAGGAGGGAAGATTGCCACACTCCTGGAAAGGGCCCTTGCACCTCGTTAGGAGCACTaggcaggtgcaatttcac includes:
- the DIO1 gene encoding type I iodothyronine deiodinase, which produces MSGIRVLLQKILILLQVTLSVVVGKTLMILFPNAMKRYILKMGEKSRMNRNPKFSYENWGPTFFSFKYLQFVLKVKWKRLEDEAYEGHPAPNTPLVTLGGEACHLLDFMKDNRPLILNFGSCTUPSFMLKFDEFNQLIKDFSSIADFLIIYIEEAHAVDGWAFKNNVIIKNHRSLEDRKIAAQLLQKNHPLCPVVLDTMENLSSSKYAALPERLYMLQGGKVIYKGGVGPWNYHPQEIRAILEKLK